TGCCGATATCGCCGGCATGCGCCGTATGCAGCGCAATCAGGCCGTCGCGCTGGTCCTCGCTCTCGGCCTGCTGTACGCCGTCGTCGCGGTCCCGGTGCTCTTTCTGGTCAGCGCCGGCGCCGGCACGGGCATTCTCGCCGGACTCACCGCCTTCGTGGGCGGCGGCGGATTTCTCGGCTGGCGCGCGCTGCGTCGCGCCTACCGCAACGCGGTCGACCGCATGCATCTGCGCATCGAGCAGTTACTCGACGAACTGGAGCAGGATCGCATGAAGGAACCGCCCAACCTGCTACAAAAGGTCGTAACGCAGATTACGGCGCGGTAACCAGCTCGAGCACGAACGCGCGTCGGCGCACCCGCTCCACGAGCCAGCGCACACCCGCGTTGCTCATCACGAGCATCGAGCCGGTCATCAGCAACGACTTCACTTCGCGACGCGAGATCTTGACCGACCCGCCCGGCTTGAGCATGGCCGTGCTCTGCACGAGATCGCGCAGCGTGGCGTAGGCGAGCAGCAGCGGCAGAATGCAGAACAGGCGAATGGAAATCGCACGGCGCGGGATGAGCAGCAGATACATGCGCGCTTCTTCGAGATCGTGCCACGCCAGCTGAATGAGCTGCGTGAGCGCCTCGCGGTTCTTCGCGATGAGCTCCGGCGCCAGAATACTGCTCTGCGAGCTGCCGTGCGCGCGCAGCAGCTCCTCGGGCACGTACACCGAATTCTCCTTCTCGGCGTCGACGGCGACATCCTTCAGGATGTTCACGGTCTGCAGCGCCTCGGCGAATGCGCGGCACCGCTCGCGCAGAATGGCGTGGCGTTTGGTGCCGATGCTCGACGAGTGTTCGTGCCACAAGTCGGTCAGCATGTAGCCCACCGTGCCGGCGACATAGTAGCAGTACTCCTTGTACTCCTCGACGGTCTGAATGCGAATGCCGTCGGGATAGAGCAGCACGAACTTGCGCATGCCGATCGCCATCTCGGCCACCCACTTCTGCACCACTGCGCGCGTTTTCGGCGGCAGCACCGCAAAGTGTGCGAACACGAGGTCCGCGTTGAGCGTGAGCGACAGATGCGCTTCGTCGCCCACGAGCGGCTTCACACCCTGCAGAAACCGCTCGAGCGCGGCGGTATCGTTAAATGCCGCGAGGAAGTCGTCGAACAGCGCCGCCTTCACGTGCGGATCGACGGCCGGCGCGTCTTCGACGGTATCGGCAATGCGGCACAACAGATACGCATCGAGTACGGCCTGACCGAGCGCACCAGGCAGCACTTTGATGCCGAGCGCAAACGTGCGCGACACTGCCGGCAGGATGGCCTCACAGAAGCGGGCGGCATCGCGCTGAGACAGGGCGGCAGAGACGGCGATCGGCAGTGTCATGTCGTGCAAGATACGATGCGCGGCCGTCGTGCGTCACCAAGTCCGGACCGCGTGTTTGAGGAATGAACGGTCGGGGCCCAACTGGGCCTTGCCGCAGCCGCCGTACGGGCACGAGGTTCCAAGGGTGATCGAGTCGCCTCCCGATTTCCGTGGTGTGTTCCGCACCGATCTGCTCGCCCGGGCGATGTACGCCGAGGGCGCCGGGATCGCGCGGTGTGTGCCAGCGGGGGTGGCCGTTCCGGTCGACGCCGATGACGTGCCGGCTTTGATGCGCTGGGGCAAGCGCGAGGGCATCGCGTTGATGCCGCGCGGTTCGGGGAGCGGTATGGCCGCCGGGGCCGTGGGCCCTGGAGTGATCGTGGACCTGAGCCGACTGCGCCACCTCGGCCCGGTGGATGTGGATGAGCGCGTCATCCGTGTCGGCGCCGGTGCGACGCGAGGCGAGATCGACGATGCCGGGCGCCGCGTAGGCCTGCGCTTTCCGGTGGACCCGTCGAGCGGGGCGTTCTGCACGATCGGCGGCATGGTGGGTGCGAACGCGGCGGGAGCGCGCACGCTCAAGTTCGGCGCCACGCGCCCGTGGGTGCATGGCGTGCGCTGCGTATTCGACGACGGCACCGATGTGTGGGTGCGACGCGGCGAGCCGTGGCCGATCGGCGTGCCCGCCGTGCGGCGCGTGTCGGATGCGCTGTCGCAGATCAGTGCGCAACTCGGCAGTGAAATCCCGGCGTACGCGCTGACGCACGCCGGGGTTCGCAAGGAGTCGTCGGGGTACGCCATCGCCGATGCACTGCGCGCCGACGGACACCTGGTGGATCTGCTGGTCGGCAGTGAGGGGACGCTCGCCATCTTCACCGAAGTGGAGCTCTCGCTCATTCCGGCCGCGGGAGCAACGGCCACGATTCTGGCGATCTTCGACTCGCTGGAGGCGGCCACCGCCTGTGCGGTGGAGGCCCGCATCGATGGGGCGACCGCCTGCGAACTGCTCGATCGCACCTTTCTCGACGTGGCCGCGACCGATGGCCCGACGGGAATTCCGTCGGACGCCGAAGCGGTGCTGCTGATGGAAGTCGAAGGCGAATCCGCGGCAGAGGCATTGCACGCGATGACGCAGTTGGCCGCGCGCGCCACGCGACACGGTGCGAGTGACGTACACACGGCCGTCGACGCGGATAGCGAGCATCGATTGTGGGCGCTGCGTCACGCGGCGAGTCCGATTCTGTCACGACTCGCGCCGCGACTCCGGTCGATGCAGTTCATCGAAGACGGCTGCGTGCCCCCGGATCGCTTTCCCGACTACGTACGCGGCGTGCGCCGCGCGCTCGACCATTTCGACATGCCGGGCGTGATCTTCGGACACGCCGGCGACGCGCACGCGCACGTGAATCCTCTGGTGGACGTGACGCGCGCCGGATGGCGCGACCGGGTGCACGGCATTCTCGATCGCGTGTGCGAGCTCACGGCGGTGCTTGGCGGCACGTTGTCGGGCGAGCATGGCGACGGCCGACTGCGGGCACCGCTGATGGACCGCGTGTGGGGTCTCGAAGCGCGCGGCGCGTTCGCGCACGTGAAGGATGCGGCCGATCCGTCCGGGGTGCTGAACCCGGGCTGCAAGATTGCGCGCGAAGGCGACCGGGCGATCTCCACCCTGCGGCACGATCCGGACGCCCCGCCCCTCCCTCCGGCCGCGCGCGCAGCGCTCGACGACATCGAGCGGACACGAAGCTGGAATCGCTTCCGGTTGGACGGATTGGAAGGCTAGTCCCTGATGGGACGAAACGAAAGTACGGTTCTGGTCGTCTGCTGTAGACATTCATCATTACCTGTGCTTCATACATCACCGTCCTCTTCTCATCGCGGGTTCACGCTCGCCGAAGTCCTCATGGTCGTCGCGATCATGGGGACGCTGTTCGTGATCACCGCTCCGAAGATCACCGAGCTGAAGGCCCGCACGGCGCTTCGCGCGAGCCACGAAACGCTGGAATCGGCATTCGCGACGGCGCGCGCCTCTGCCATGCAGAAGGGCAAGCGGTCCACGCTCACGTTGAGTGGCAACACCGTTGGGGTGACCGTGTTGAGCGGACTGACGAATACGGCTACGCAGGTCGTGCGCCCCCTTCTCTTCGCCTCGACATTCGGCACCACCGTGGCCGCCATCGGCGCCGCGCCGACGACCATCGCCTTCGACGCCAGAGGTCT
This region of Gemmatimonas groenlandica genomic DNA includes:
- a CDS encoding phytoene/squalene synthase family protein, which translates into the protein MTLPIAVSAALSQRDAARFCEAILPAVSRTFALGIKVLPGALGQAVLDAYLLCRIADTVEDAPAVDPHVKAALFDDFLAAFNDTAALERFLQGVKPLVGDEAHLSLTLNADLVFAHFAVLPPKTRAVVQKWVAEMAIGMRKFVLLYPDGIRIQTVEEYKEYCYYVAGTVGYMLTDLWHEHSSSIGTKRHAILRERCRAFAEALQTVNILKDVAVDAEKENSVYVPEELLRAHGSSQSSILAPELIAKNREALTQLIQLAWHDLEEARMYLLLIPRRAISIRLFCILPLLLAYATLRDLVQSTAMLKPGGSVKISRREVKSLLMTGSMLVMSNAGVRWLVERVRRRAFVLELVTAP
- a CDS encoding FAD-binding oxidoreductase; translation: MIESPPDFRGVFRTDLLARAMYAEGAGIARCVPAGVAVPVDADDVPALMRWGKREGIALMPRGSGSGMAAGAVGPGVIVDLSRLRHLGPVDVDERVIRVGAGATRGEIDDAGRRVGLRFPVDPSSGAFCTIGGMVGANAAGARTLKFGATRPWVHGVRCVFDDGTDVWVRRGEPWPIGVPAVRRVSDALSQISAQLGSEIPAYALTHAGVRKESSGYAIADALRADGHLVDLLVGSEGTLAIFTEVELSLIPAAGATATILAIFDSLEAATACAVEARIDGATACELLDRTFLDVAATDGPTGIPSDAEAVLLMEVEGESAAEALHAMTQLAARATRHGASDVHTAVDADSEHRLWALRHAASPILSRLAPRLRSMQFIEDGCVPPDRFPDYVRGVRRALDHFDMPGVIFGHAGDAHAHVNPLVDVTRAGWRDRVHGILDRVCELTAVLGGTLSGEHGDGRLRAPLMDRVWGLEARGAFAHVKDAADPSGVLNPGCKIAREGDRAISTLRHDPDAPPLPPAARAALDDIERTRSWNRFRLDGLEG
- a CDS encoding GspH/FimT family pseudopilin; this encodes MGRNESTVLVVCCRHSSLPVLHTSPSSSHRGFTLAEVLMVVAIMGTLFVITAPKITELKARTALRASHETLESAFATARASAMQKGKRSTLTLSGNTVGVTVLSGLTNTATQVVRPLLFASTFGTTVAAIGAAPTTIAFDARGLVTPVSATIAKYQITLGSFADTVCVSGAGVVLRRGCRL